The proteins below come from a single Mya arenaria isolate MELC-2E11 chromosome 6, ASM2691426v1 genomic window:
- the LOC128236753 gene encoding E3 ubiquitin-protein ligase XIAP-like, whose translation MATANNGDKQHHHQKADTTKPTPASLGISTLKPKFQQYALPSKRHESFTEASVPWPEHSPVEVEDLVAAGLVYTGVGDSVRCYHCGGGLRNWETGDDPMEQHAKWYPTCQHVLITKGKNYIHSVEAGENPDKMARRPKVKQTPVEDSASQQQQEAMQAAAEFGYSKENINIAARIFQKRHGASFQFKGADLVTILMEMEDDPDLVLHANVSASPSSNQPEEHFENEDDDNLQSLIEENQKLKDSRNCKICLDSRADVIFLPCGHIVSCPQCSPALDLCPVCRKSIMGLVKARFALTEDSADDESDDE comes from the exons ATGGCTACAGCAAACAATGGCGacaaacaacatcatcatcagaaGGCAGATACTACCAAACCGACACCAGCTTCACTTGGAATCAGCACACTAAAGCCAAAGTTTCAGCAGTATGCTCTACCGTCCAAAAGACATGAGTCGTTTACGGAGGCGTCAGTGCCGTGGCCGGAACACTCACCGGTCGAGGTTGAGGATTTGGTGGCTGCCGGACTCGTATATACAG GTGTTGGCGACAGTGTTCGCTGCTACCACTGCGGTGGTGGTCTCCGGAACTGGGAGACAGGGGACGACCCAATGGAGCAGCACGCCAAGTGGTACCCGACCTGCCAACACGTCCTCATTACCAAGGGCAAAAATTACATTCACAGTGTTGAAGCGGGCGAAAATCCCGACAAAATGGCGAGAAGACCAAAG gttaaacaaacaccGGTCGAAGATTCTGCTtctcaacaacaacaagaagCTATGCAAGCTGCCGCCGAGTTCGGATATTCCAAGGAGAACATTAACATTGCCGCCAGGATATTCCAAAAACGTCATG gAGCCTCCTTCCAGTTTAAAGGAGCTGATTTGGTGACCATCTTGATGGAGATGGAAGACGACCCTGACCTTGTTTTGCATGCCAATGTTTCTGCTTCACCTTCATCAAATCAACCAGAAGAACATTTCGAAAATGAAG ACGACGACAACCTTCAAAGTCTAATAGAAGAAAATCAAAAACTCAAAGACTCCCGGAactgtaaaatatgtttggaCAGTCGCGCGGACGTCATCTTCCTCCCCTGTGGTCACATTGTCAGCTGTCCCCAGTGTTCCCCCGCCCTTGACCTCTGTCCAGTCTGCCGCAAGTCCATCATGGGCCTCGTCAAGGCACGCTTTGCCCTCACCGAAGACAGTGCAGATGATGAGTCGGATGACGAGTAG